The genomic DNA CCACGTACGGCGTGGCCAAGTCGGCCACCCTGATCGGCGTGCGCGTGCTGAACTGCAACGGCACGGGTGCGTGGAGCGGCATCATCGCCGGTCTGGACTGGGTGCGGCTGAACCACGTGAAGCCCGCCGTGGTCAACATGTCGCTCGGCGGCTGGTCCGACCAGTCGGTGGACGATGCCGTGAACAACCTGATCGCGGCAGGGGTCACCACCGTGGTGTCCGCCGGCAACGACGCGAACGACGCCTGCTACTACTCGCCCGCCCGCGTAAGTGCGGCCGTCACGGTGGGCGCCAGCAACTCGCTGGACCACCAGGCGTGGTTCAGCAACTGGGGCAGCTGCGTAGACCTGTTCGCGCCGGGCGACGGGATCACGTCCACCTGGCTGTCGGGGGGCACCAACACCATCAGCGGCACGTCGATGGCGGCGCCGCACGTGACGGGCGCGGCCGCGCTGTACCTGCAGGGGAACCCGCTGGCGGCTCCCGCCACCGTTCGCAACGCGCTGGTGGGGCACGCGTCGCAGGGCCGGCTCTCGGGGGTGAACCCGGGCACGTCCAACCTGCTCCTGTACACGCGCCTGGACGATGCCTCCACCCCGCCCCCGCCGCCTCCGCCCTCGCCGCCGGTGGTGAGCGTGAGCGGGCCCACGTACCTGGCGCCGACGACCACCCAGTCCGTCACGTTCAACGCGCAGGCGACGGGCGGGACCAAGCCGTATTCGTACCAGTGGCAGTACCGGCCGGAGTACTCGGGCACGTGGACCAACGTGGGCACCAACAGCGCCTCGTACACCCGCAGCGTGGCGCCCCGCAGCTCCTCGTTCTATGTGCGCGTGATCGTCACCGGCGGCGGCTCCGCTACGAGCAGCGAGCACTACGTGTACGTGGAAATGATGTGCGGCGAGTACATCTGCTGACGAGTCGCGATCAGTGAAGCGGAGCGGTGGCTGCGGGTGACGTGACTCGCTGATTCGCCGCATCCCGAACGGACGCGGCCCGGAGAACCACTCGGTTCTCCGGGCCTCAGCGTTGGCAAGCCCTGCAACGAGTGGTGGGGGAATCGGAAACAGGTGTGGGCGTTTGTCCGGTTCGGACGTTATCGTTCTCGTCGGGCTCGCCGGGACGCGACCGCGGACGTCCGGCTGACCGCGGCGGGCGAGTCGCTCCAGGATCCACACACGCGAAGGATGCATATGAAGCTACTTGGTCGGCTGTACGCGGTGCCCCTGGCGGCACTCGCGGCCGCGGGACCGCTGCAGGCACAGCAGCCAG from Longimicrobium sp. includes the following:
- a CDS encoding S8 family peptidase, which produces MLIRGRHFVAAMLFTAGLAACADVPSAPDTPAAAPIAPHESRSPRTGDAIPGRYIVVFENDVTDAPGLARQLADAHGATVHYTYQHVIKGFAATLPDAAADALRRNPRVAYVEPDRVVTVAQAGSWGLDRVDQRDRPLNGTYTYAATGSGVRVYVVDTGVQTAHGDFGGRASVGYDALGGTGQDCHGHGTHVAGTVGSTTYGVAKSATLIGVRVLNCNGTGAWSGIIAGLDWVRLNHVKPAVVNMSLGGWSDQSVDDAVNNLIAAGVTTVVSAGNDANDACYYSPARVSAAVTVGASNSLDHQAWFSNWGSCVDLFAPGDGITSTWLSGGTNTISGTSMAAPHVTGAAALYLQGNPLAAPATVRNALVGHASQGRLSGVNPGTSNLLLYTRLDDASTPPPPPPPSPPVVSVSGPTYLAPTTTQSVTFNAQATGGTKPYSYQWQYRPEYSGTWTNVGTNSASYTRSVAPRSSSFYVRVIVTGGGSATSSEHYVYVEMMCGEYIC